One Arvicanthis niloticus isolate mArvNil1 chromosome 13, mArvNil1.pat.X, whole genome shotgun sequence genomic window carries:
- the Parvg gene encoding gamma-parvin isoform X1, with protein sequence MESEFLYDLLQLPKEVAQPTEEELPRGEKKKYLSPNSKRNPKFEELQKQVLMEWINTTLLPEHIVVRSLEEDMFDGLILHHLFQKLSSLKLEVEEISLTSASQRRKLGVILEAINQSLQVEEQQAKWSMEAIFNKDLLATLHLLVALAKHFQPDLPLPDNVQVEVIHIESTKMGLKSDKQVEQLTECNSHEDQPSQDAFDELFKLAPEKVHAVKEAIVSFVNQKLERLGLSVQSLDTQFADGVILLLLIGQLEGFFLHLKEFYLTPSSPTEMLHNVTLALELLKDEGLFSYPINPEDIVNKDAKSTLRILYSLFQKHSLKAEGDGAHHGTPN encoded by the exons ATGGAGTCAGAATTCCTCTACGACCTGTTGCAGCTCCCAAAGGAGGTAGCTCAGCCCACGGAGGAAGAGCTCCCACGAG gagaaaagaagaaatatctaTCGCCCAATTCCAAGAGGAACCCCAAGTTTGAAGAACTGCAGAAG CAGGTGCTGATGGAATGGATCAACACCACACTCCTCCCAGAGCACATTGTGGTCCGCAGCCTGGAGGAGGACATGTTTGATGGGCTCATTCTGCACCACCTGTTCC AGAAGCTGTCATCCCTCAAGCTGGAAGTGGAGGAAATCTCTCTGACCTCAGCCAGCCAGAGGCGCAAGCTAGGGGTCATCCTGGAGGCCATCAACCAGAGTCTGCAGGTTGAAGAGCAGCAGGCTAAGTGGAGCATGGAGG ccATCTTCAACAAAGACCTGCTGGCCACCTTGCATCTCCTGGTGGCCCTGGCCAAACACTTTCAGCCAGATCTGCCCCTCCCAGACAACGTCCAGGTGGAAGTCATCCATATTGAG AGCACCAAGATGGGCCTGAAGTCAGACAAACaggtggagcagctcacagaatGCAA CTCACACGAGGACCAGCCTTCAC AGGACGCCTTTGATGAATTATTTAAGCTGGCTCCGGAGAAAGTGCACGCCGTCAAAGAG gCCATCGTGAGTTTTGTCAACCAGAAGCTGGAGCGCCTGGGCCTGTCTGTGCAGAGTCTGGACACCCAG TTTGCAGATGGCGTCATCCTGCTCCTGCTAATTGGACAGCTGGAAGGCTTTTTCTTGCATCTGAAGGAATTCTATCTCACTCCCAGCTCTCCCACAGAAATG CTGCACAATGTCACACTAGCCCTGGAGCTGCTCAAGGATGAAGGCCTGTTCAGCTACCCTATCAACCCTGAAG ATATTGTGAACAAGGATGCCAAGAGCACACTGCGGATACTTTATAGCCTATTCCAGAAGCATTCACTGAAGGCAGAGGGTGACGGGGCACACCATGGCACCCCAAATTAG
- the Parvg gene encoding gamma-parvin isoform X2: protein MESEFLYDLLQLPKEVAQPTEEELPRGEKKKYLSPNSKRNPKFEELQKVLMEWINTTLLPEHIVVRSLEEDMFDGLILHHLFQKLSSLKLEVEEISLTSASQRRKLGVILEAINQSLQVEEQQAKWSMEAIFNKDLLATLHLLVALAKHFQPDLPLPDNVQVEVIHIESTKMGLKSDKQVEQLTECNSHEDQPSQDAFDELFKLAPEKVHAVKEAIVSFVNQKLERLGLSVQSLDTQFADGVILLLLIGQLEGFFLHLKEFYLTPSSPTEMLHNVTLALELLKDEGLFSYPINPEDIVNKDAKSTLRILYSLFQKHSLKAEGDGAHHGTPN from the exons ATGGAGTCAGAATTCCTCTACGACCTGTTGCAGCTCCCAAAGGAGGTAGCTCAGCCCACGGAGGAAGAGCTCCCACGAG gagaaaagaagaaatatctaTCGCCCAATTCCAAGAGGAACCCCAAGTTTGAAGAACTGCAGAAG GTGCTGATGGAATGGATCAACACCACACTCCTCCCAGAGCACATTGTGGTCCGCAGCCTGGAGGAGGACATGTTTGATGGGCTCATTCTGCACCACCTGTTCC AGAAGCTGTCATCCCTCAAGCTGGAAGTGGAGGAAATCTCTCTGACCTCAGCCAGCCAGAGGCGCAAGCTAGGGGTCATCCTGGAGGCCATCAACCAGAGTCTGCAGGTTGAAGAGCAGCAGGCTAAGTGGAGCATGGAGG ccATCTTCAACAAAGACCTGCTGGCCACCTTGCATCTCCTGGTGGCCCTGGCCAAACACTTTCAGCCAGATCTGCCCCTCCCAGACAACGTCCAGGTGGAAGTCATCCATATTGAG AGCACCAAGATGGGCCTGAAGTCAGACAAACaggtggagcagctcacagaatGCAA CTCACACGAGGACCAGCCTTCAC AGGACGCCTTTGATGAATTATTTAAGCTGGCTCCGGAGAAAGTGCACGCCGTCAAAGAG gCCATCGTGAGTTTTGTCAACCAGAAGCTGGAGCGCCTGGGCCTGTCTGTGCAGAGTCTGGACACCCAG TTTGCAGATGGCGTCATCCTGCTCCTGCTAATTGGACAGCTGGAAGGCTTTTTCTTGCATCTGAAGGAATTCTATCTCACTCCCAGCTCTCCCACAGAAATG CTGCACAATGTCACACTAGCCCTGGAGCTGCTCAAGGATGAAGGCCTGTTCAGCTACCCTATCAACCCTGAAG ATATTGTGAACAAGGATGCCAAGAGCACACTGCGGATACTTTATAGCCTATTCCAGAAGCATTCACTGAAGGCAGAGGGTGACGGGGCACACCATGGCACCCCAAATTAG